A genome region from Arthrobacter agilis includes the following:
- a CDS encoding LacI family DNA-binding transcriptional regulator, whose amino-acid sequence MSAPASKSPATLHDVAREAGVSLATASRSLNGSARKVNEAYRQRVVEAAQRLGYTTNLFAQAVAKGSTTTVALLVADIADPYFSSIAAGVIDAASEEGLVVTIAVTGRNAQRELDTVRALRGQRPRVLILAGSRTTGSAFEEHLRAELSSFEDTGGKVAFISQDAAPFATVLLDNRGGAHDLAVSLAGLGYRDFAVIAGPSEIRTSEERLDGFTAGLAEHGISLPPERVVHADFTRDGGYRGTQELLASGAHMDLVFAANDVMAVGVVSALRDAGIAPGEGIGVAGYDDIPTVRDITPALTTVRIPLEDVGRRALQLATGSAYDGGADSGAGPTPITTETIIRGSTPRR is encoded by the coding sequence ATGTCTGCACCGGCAAGCAAGAGTCCCGCGACACTGCACGACGTCGCCCGGGAGGCGGGCGTCTCCCTCGCGACGGCGTCACGGTCCCTGAACGGCAGCGCGCGCAAGGTGAACGAGGCCTACCGGCAGCGCGTGGTGGAGGCGGCCCAGCGGCTCGGCTACACCACCAATCTCTTCGCGCAGGCCGTGGCCAAGGGCAGCACCACCACGGTGGCCCTGCTCGTGGCCGACATCGCGGACCCGTACTTCTCCAGTATCGCGGCCGGCGTGATCGATGCGGCGAGCGAGGAGGGGCTCGTGGTGACGATCGCCGTCACGGGCCGCAACGCCCAGCGTGAACTCGACACGGTCCGGGCCCTGCGCGGGCAGCGTCCCCGCGTTCTGATCCTGGCGGGCTCCCGGACCACCGGGTCCGCCTTCGAGGAGCACCTGCGGGCGGAGCTCTCCTCCTTCGAGGACACGGGCGGGAAGGTCGCCTTCATCAGCCAGGACGCAGCGCCGTTCGCGACCGTCCTGCTGGACAACCGCGGAGGCGCGCACGACCTCGCCGTCTCCCTGGCGGGGCTCGGCTACCGCGACTTCGCCGTCATCGCCGGACCCTCCGAGATCAGGACCTCCGAGGAACGCCTGGACGGCTTCACGGCGGGACTCGCGGAGCACGGCATCTCCCTTCCCCCCGAGCGCGTCGTCCACGCCGACTTCACGCGCGACGGCGGCTACCGCGGCACGCAGGAGCTGCTGGCATCGGGAGCGCACATGGACCTGGTGTTCGCCGCGAACGACGTCATGGCCGTGGGCGTCGTCTCCGCGCTGCGTGACGCCGGGATCGCCCCGGGTGAGGGGATCGGCGTGGCGGGCTACGACGACATCCCGACGGTCCGGGACATCACGCCCGCCCTGACCACCGTGCGCATCCCCCTCGAGGACGTCGGACGGCGCGCCCTCCAGCTCGCCACGGGGTCGGCGTACGACGGCGGCGCCGACAGCGGCGCCGGCCCGACCCCCATCACCACGGAGACGATCATCCGGGGCAGTACACCGCGTCGCTAG
- a CDS encoding GAF and ANTAR domain-containing protein, with amino-acid sequence MDLFPPSNELGATLGRIRGLLLTQETAQHAVDLLAEVAQETTPNASGAGVSLIHESQRTSVGATDALVRTADDLQYTLSEGPCLTAWSTRMPVTIEDTAADTRFPRWSAAAAEAGVRSCFSVPLLRGHDSLGAMKVYSTLPAAFDDADRARLTNLSIAASALLGHVQTSETSTRISSELRESLRSRDLVGIAKGVLMAREGLTEAEALAALTARARSTGVPFRQLTADIVNGHGDAGTRDAFR; translated from the coding sequence ATGGACCTATTTCCCCCCTCCAACGAGTTGGGCGCGACGCTCGGTCGCATCCGCGGGCTGCTCCTCACGCAGGAGACGGCGCAGCACGCCGTGGATCTCCTCGCCGAGGTCGCACAGGAGACGACACCCAATGCGTCGGGCGCGGGCGTCTCGCTCATCCACGAGTCGCAGCGCACCAGCGTGGGTGCGACGGACGCACTCGTCCGCACCGCGGACGACCTCCAGTACACCCTGTCCGAGGGTCCGTGCCTGACGGCGTGGTCCACGCGGATGCCGGTGACGATCGAGGACACGGCCGCGGACACGCGGTTCCCGCGGTGGAGTGCGGCGGCGGCGGAGGCGGGCGTGCGGTCCTGCTTCAGCGTCCCCCTCCTGAGGGGCCACGACTCCCTGGGCGCCATGAAGGTGTACTCGACCCTCCCCGCCGCCTTCGACGACGCCGACCGCGCGCGCCTCACGAACCTGTCGATCGCCGCCTCCGCCCTGCTCGGCCACGTGCAGACCTCGGAGACGTCGACCCGGATCAGCAGCGAACTGCGGGAGTCCCTGCGCTCGCGCGATCTGGTCGGGATCGCGAAAGGGGTCCTGATGGCACGTGAAGGTCTCACGGAGGCCGAGGCGCTCGCAGCACTGACCGCGCGCGCCCGCAGCACGGGGGTCCCGTTCCGGCAGCTCACCGCCGACATCGTGAACGGCCACGGGGACGCCGGGACCAGGGATGCGTTCCGATGA
- a CDS encoding Gfo/Idh/MocA family protein, with protein MSTRTIGIIMNGVSGRMGYRQHLVRSILAIRDQGGVLLSDGTKVQVEPILVGRNEAKLAELAAKHGIEHYSTDLDSVLADPTWEIYADFLVTKARSAAIRKAIAAGKAIYTEKPTAETAEDALELANLAEAAGIKNGVVHDKLYLPGMQKLKRLVDSGFFGRILSVRGEFGYWVFEGDWQDAQRPSWNYRAEDGGGIVVDMFPHWSYVLENLFGKVESVYARAVTHIDERVDEQGRPYRATADDAAYAVFELEGGIVAQLNSSWTVRVNRDELVQFQVDGTHGSAVVGLFGCKIQPRNATPKPVWNPDLEETHDYDADWIDVPTNEVVENGFKTQWEEFLRHVLEDGPHPYDFLAGARGMYLAEQGLESSRTGRRLDLEDVRTTALPLEEAVTSA; from the coding sequence ATGTCGACGAGGACAATTGGGATCATCATGAACGGCGTCTCCGGACGCATGGGATACCGCCAGCACCTGGTCCGTTCCATTCTCGCGATCCGCGACCAGGGCGGTGTCCTCCTCTCCGACGGCACCAAAGTCCAGGTCGAACCGATCCTCGTCGGTCGGAACGAGGCCAAGCTCGCCGAACTCGCTGCGAAGCACGGCATCGAGCACTACTCCACCGACCTCGACAGCGTCCTCGCGGACCCGACCTGGGAGATCTACGCCGATTTCCTCGTCACCAAGGCACGCTCCGCAGCGATCCGGAAGGCGATCGCGGCGGGCAAGGCCATCTACACCGAGAAGCCGACCGCCGAGACCGCGGAGGACGCCCTCGAGCTCGCCAATCTGGCCGAGGCCGCCGGCATCAAGAACGGCGTGGTGCACGACAAGCTGTACCTGCCCGGCATGCAGAAGCTCAAGCGGCTCGTGGACTCCGGTTTCTTCGGCCGCATCCTCTCCGTCCGCGGCGAGTTCGGCTACTGGGTCTTCGAGGGCGACTGGCAGGATGCGCAGCGCCCCAGCTGGAACTACCGGGCGGAGGACGGTGGCGGGATCGTCGTCGACATGTTCCCGCACTGGAGCTACGTCCTGGAGAACCTCTTCGGGAAGGTCGAGTCCGTCTACGCCCGCGCCGTCACGCACATCGACGAGCGCGTCGACGAGCAGGGCCGCCCCTACCGCGCGACGGCCGACGACGCCGCCTACGCGGTGTTCGAGCTGGAGGGCGGCATCGTCGCCCAGCTCAACTCCAGCTGGACCGTGCGCGTGAACCGCGACGAGCTCGTGCAGTTCCAGGTGGACGGCACGCACGGCTCGGCCGTCGTCGGGCTGTTCGGCTGCAAGATCCAGCCGCGCAACGCCACCCCGAAGCCGGTCTGGAACCCCGACCTCGAGGAAACCCACGACTACGACGCCGACTGGATCGACGTGCCCACCAACGAGGTGGTCGAGAACGGCTTCAAGACGCAGTGGGAGGAGTTCCTGCGGCACGTGCTGGAGGACGGCCCGCACCCGTACGACTTCCTCGCCGGCGCGCGGGGCATGTACCTCGCGGAGCAGGGGCTGGAGAGCTCACGCACCGGACGCCGCCTCGACCTAGAGGACGTGCGCACCACGGCACTCCCCCTCGAGGAAGCGGTCACGTCGGCATGA
- a CDS encoding dihydrodipicolinate synthase family protein: protein MITLVDAAGATSAVELNPAPAFSKPSAPLRSRTVYAAAHVVPRTTGENVPGSPADLDWDATLAFRHHLWSWGLGVADAMDTAQRNMGLDAAATRELIARSAAEARSVNGALVVGVNTDHVDDAVIGLEAVIDAYKEQLHLTEDAGASVVLMASRHLARAARTAEDYERVYSEVLAAAGAPVILHWLGSAFDPELGSYFGSPDTDAASSTLLKIIANAPDKVAGVKMSLLNADSERAVRSQLNAPARMFTGDDFNYVSLIGGDASGYSDALLGAFAALGPHASAAVQALDADDRAAYERILGPTEALSRQIFSAPTFYYKTGVAFLSWLNGHQAGFGMVGGLQAARSLPHLSEIVRLANACGALEQPELARERWHALLAVNGVAA from the coding sequence ATGATCACGCTCGTCGATGCGGCCGGGGCCACCTCCGCCGTCGAACTGAATCCGGCGCCGGCATTCTCGAAGCCCTCGGCGCCCCTGCGCAGCCGCACGGTGTACGCCGCGGCGCACGTGGTCCCCCGGACCACGGGGGAGAACGTCCCCGGCTCACCGGCGGATCTCGACTGGGATGCGACCCTCGCGTTCCGGCACCACCTGTGGTCGTGGGGCCTGGGTGTGGCCGATGCCATGGACACCGCACAGCGCAACATGGGGCTCGACGCCGCTGCGACGCGCGAGCTGATCGCGCGCAGCGCCGCGGAGGCCCGCTCGGTGAACGGCGCACTGGTGGTCGGGGTGAACACCGACCACGTCGACGACGCCGTCATCGGGCTCGAGGCGGTCATCGACGCCTACAAGGAACAGCTCCACCTCACCGAGGACGCCGGCGCCTCCGTCGTCCTCATGGCGAGCCGCCACCTCGCACGTGCCGCCCGCACCGCCGAGGACTACGAGAGGGTGTACTCGGAGGTTCTGGCCGCCGCCGGCGCCCCCGTGATCCTGCACTGGCTCGGCAGCGCCTTCGACCCGGAGCTCGGCAGCTACTTCGGCTCCCCGGACACGGACGCGGCGTCGTCGACCCTCCTCAAGATCATCGCCAACGCGCCCGACAAGGTGGCCGGCGTGAAGATGAGCCTGCTGAACGCGGACTCCGAACGGGCGGTCCGGTCGCAGCTCAACGCACCGGCCCGCATGTTCACCGGGGACGACTTCAACTACGTCTCGCTCATCGGCGGGGACGCCTCGGGCTACTCCGATGCCCTCCTCGGCGCCTTCGCGGCCCTCGGCCCCCATGCCTCGGCAGCGGTCCAGGCACTCGACGCCGACGACCGCGCGGCCTACGAGCGGATCCTCGGACCCACCGAAGCGCTGTCACGCCAGATCTTCTCGGCGCCCACGTTCTACTACAAGACGGGCGTGGCCTTCCTCAGCTGGCTCAACGGACACCAGGCCGGCTTCGGCATGGTCGGTGGCCTGCAGGCCGCGCGGAGCCTGCCGCACCTGTCGGAGATCGTCCGTCTCGCCAACGCGTGCGGGGCCCTCGAGCAGCCGGAGCTCGCCCGGGAACGCTGGCACGCCCTGCTGGCCGTGAACGGGGTGGCAGCATGA
- a CDS encoding sugar phosphate isomerase/epimerase family protein, which translates to MSTPNGRLSINQATIKYAPLADALRVTADAGITSIGLWRDSVQAASLPEAGRLLADSGLRFSSLCRGGFFTVPEGRARRAAMDDNRRAIEEAAHLAASGAPGSVAVLVMVAGGIPQGSRDLAGARAMVQDALAELVPDAEAAGVTLALEPLHPMYASDRAVISTLKQALDLSAPFSPAAVGVVVDTFHVWWDPELFPQIERAGAEGRIASYQVCDWTTPLAADVLLSRHYPGDGVIDFAAITRAVQAAGYAGDIEVELFNQDIWDTPPAEAVARTVEGYEAHVAAHLGHLSGDLRR; encoded by the coding sequence ATGAGCACGCCGAACGGGCGCCTGTCCATCAACCAGGCCACCATCAAGTACGCCCCGCTCGCCGACGCCCTCCGGGTGACCGCCGACGCCGGGATCACCAGTATCGGACTGTGGCGCGACTCCGTGCAGGCCGCGTCACTGCCGGAGGCCGGGCGGCTGCTCGCGGACTCCGGGCTGCGCTTCTCCAGCCTGTGCCGGGGCGGGTTCTTCACCGTGCCGGAGGGCCGCGCACGCCGTGCGGCCATGGACGACAACCGGCGGGCCATCGAGGAGGCCGCGCACCTCGCGGCCTCGGGTGCTCCCGGCTCCGTGGCGGTCCTCGTCATGGTCGCCGGCGGGATCCCCCAGGGATCGCGGGACCTCGCGGGTGCCCGCGCCATGGTGCAGGACGCCCTCGCCGAACTGGTGCCCGATGCCGAGGCGGCGGGAGTGACGCTCGCCCTGGAGCCGCTCCATCCCATGTACGCCTCGGACCGCGCCGTCATCTCGACCCTCAAGCAGGCCCTCGACCTGTCCGCGCCCTTCTCCCCCGCGGCCGTCGGCGTCGTGGTCGACACCTTCCACGTCTGGTGGGATCCCGAGCTGTTCCCGCAGATCGAACGGGCAGGCGCCGAAGGCCGGATCGCGAGCTACCAGGTGTGCGACTGGACGACGCCGCTCGCGGCGGACGTCCTGCTCTCGCGCCACTACCCCGGGGACGGCGTCATCGATTTCGCCGCCATCACCCGGGCGGTGCAGGCCGCGGGATACGCCGGCGACATCGAGGTGGAGCTCTTCAACCAGGACATCTGGGACACTCCCCCGGCCGAGGCCGTCGCGCGCACGGTCGAGGGCTACGAGGCCCACGTCGCAGCACACCTGGGGCACCTGAGCGGGGACCTCCGCCGGTAG
- a CDS encoding nuclear transport factor 2 family protein — protein sequence MESTEVVRRYWSSVWSRDWNAVGEALAEDVEVFWPVTREVIRGRDNMVAVNSEHPNGWSIDVLNVYDAGEVVVSEVQVPQEDVGIFRVVSIWTVADGVIASGREYWTLYGGEEGRDWRRKYASVGDLPS from the coding sequence ATGGAATCTACCGAGGTCGTCCGACGCTACTGGTCGTCGGTATGGAGCAGGGACTGGAACGCCGTGGGTGAGGCCCTCGCGGAGGACGTGGAGGTGTTCTGGCCCGTCACGCGCGAGGTCATCCGCGGCCGGGACAACATGGTGGCCGTGAACTCCGAGCATCCGAACGGATGGAGCATCGACGTCCTCAACGTCTACGATGCCGGCGAGGTCGTGGTGTCGGAGGTCCAGGTGCCGCAGGAGGACGTCGGGATCTTCCGGGTCGTGTCGATCTGGACCGTGGCCGACGGCGTCATCGCCTCCGGCCGTGAGTACTGGACGCTGTACGGCGGCGAGGAGGGCAGGGACTGGCGCCGCAAGTACGCGAGCGTCGGCGACCTGCCCTCCTGA
- a CDS encoding SRPBCC family protein, with product MNLPVTTVYNQWTQFEEFPHFMGGIKQITQLSDDRLEWVAEIGGIRRQWEARVLEQVPDRKVSWAATEGATNAGTVSFEDLGGTTRVNLVLEYEPEGLVEKVGDKLNVVENQAKADLHRFKEFIESESYATGAWRGTVAGQPGTPTVEDAEQSRGDSGKAGVSGKVAAGVGVAAAAAVAGVAAAAASKKDEDVDTVEAVDTVDVGTVPVVDAAPVPETTPIVDEVDVVDVDPVPAVDGVPGTGIPSETQGFGDETVDGDAGRRGTL from the coding sequence GTGAATCTTCCAGTGACGACCGTGTACAACCAGTGGACGCAGTTCGAGGAATTCCCGCACTTCATGGGCGGCATCAAGCAGATCACCCAACTCAGCGACGACCGCCTCGAGTGGGTCGCCGAGATCGGCGGCATCCGCCGTCAGTGGGAGGCGAGGGTCCTCGAGCAGGTACCCGACCGCAAGGTGTCCTGGGCTGCCACGGAGGGCGCGACCAATGCCGGCACCGTGTCCTTCGAGGATCTCGGCGGCACCACGCGCGTGAACCTCGTCCTGGAGTACGAGCCCGAGGGACTCGTCGAGAAGGTCGGCGACAAGCTCAATGTCGTGGAGAACCAGGCCAAGGCCGATCTGCACCGGTTCAAGGAATTCATCGAGTCGGAGAGCTACGCCACCGGCGCCTGGCGCGGGACCGTGGCCGGACAGCCCGGGACCCCCACGGTGGAGGACGCCGAGCAGTCGCGCGGTGACAGCGGCAAGGCCGGCGTGTCCGGCAAGGTCGCAGCCGGGGTCGGCGTCGCGGCAGCGGCCGCGGTGGCCGGTGTGGCCGCGGCGGCGGCCAGCAAGAAGGACGAGGACGTGGACACGGTGGAAGCCGTCGACACGGTGGACGTGGGCACGGTGCCCGTCGTCGATGCCGCGCCTGTCCCCGAGACCACGCCGATCGTGGACGAGGTGGACGTCGTCGACGTCGATCCCGTGCCGGCCGTGGACGGCGTCCCGGGAACGGGCATCCCGTCCGAGACCCAGGGGTTCGGGGACGAGACCGTCGACGGCGACGCGGGCCGTCGCGGCACGCTCTAG
- the tsaD gene encoding tRNA (adenosine(37)-N6)-threonylcarbamoyltransferase complex transferase subunit TsaD — MTREPLVLGIESSCDETGVGIVRGTQLLTNTVSSSMDEHVRFGGVIPEIASRAHLEAFVPTLRTALDDAGVSLDEIDAIAVTAGPGLSGALMVGVSAAKALAVATGKPLYAINHLVAHVGVGMLGGTFADGLPPDLGALLVSGGHTEILRIGDITSDVELLGSTIDDAAGEAYDKTARILGLGYPGGPVIDRLAGEGNPAAIRFPRGLSQPKYMGTAEQPGPHRYDWSFSGLKTAVARTVEQYEAAGLEVPVADIAASFQEAVVDIITSKAVLACREHGITNLLLGGGVAANRRLRELTGERCAAAGITLTVPAPSLCTDNGAMVAALGARIVMNGGRPSGTAFGTNPSLPVTQIALAAGQDGGS, encoded by the coding sequence ATGACACGCGAACCCCTGGTGCTCGGCATCGAGTCCTCGTGCGACGAGACCGGCGTCGGGATCGTCCGCGGCACGCAGCTGCTGACCAACACCGTGTCCTCCTCGATGGACGAGCACGTGCGCTTCGGCGGCGTCATCCCCGAGATCGCCTCGCGCGCGCACCTCGAGGCCTTCGTGCCCACCCTCAGGACGGCGCTCGACGACGCCGGTGTCTCCCTCGACGAGATCGACGCCATCGCCGTCACCGCCGGTCCGGGCCTCTCGGGCGCCCTCATGGTCGGGGTGTCCGCCGCCAAGGCGCTCGCCGTCGCCACCGGGAAACCCCTCTACGCCATCAACCACCTCGTCGCGCACGTCGGCGTCGGGATGCTCGGAGGGACGTTCGCCGACGGGCTTCCTCCGGACCTCGGCGCACTCCTCGTGTCCGGTGGCCACACGGAGATCCTGCGGATCGGGGACATCACGAGCGACGTCGAGCTCCTGGGGTCCACGATCGACGACGCCGCCGGCGAGGCGTACGACAAGACGGCGCGCATCCTCGGCCTCGGGTATCCGGGGGGGCCCGTGATCGACCGGTTGGCGGGGGAGGGGAATCCGGCGGCGATCCGCTTCCCGCGTGGCCTCTCGCAGCCGAAGTACATGGGGACGGCGGAGCAGCCCGGCCCGCATCGCTACGACTGGTCCTTCAGCGGGCTGAAGACGGCCGTCGCCCGCACTGTGGAACAGTACGAGGCGGCGGGGCTGGAGGTGCCCGTGGCGGACATCGCCGCGTCCTTCCAGGAGGCGGTGGTGGACATCATCACCTCCAAGGCCGTGCTCGCGTGCCGTGAGCACGGGATCACGAACCTGCTGCTCGGAGGCGGCGTGGCGGCGAACCGGCGGCTGCGCGAACTGACCGGCGAGCGGTGTGCCGCCGCAGGCATCACCCTGACCGTCCCGGCGCCGTCGCTGTGCACCGACAACGGCGCCATGGTCGCGGCGCTCGGGGCCCGGATCGTGATGAACGGGGGCCGACCGAGCGGAACCGCCTTCGGGACGAACCCCTCCCTGCCCGTCACGCAGATCGCCCTCGCGGCCGGCCAGGACGGCGGATCCTAA
- the rimI gene encoding ribosomal protein S18-alanine N-acetyltransferase, whose amino-acid sequence MSFSLRSLAFEDIETIGRLENELFPTDAWPLEMFYTEFFQPDTRRYIVAEVDGEAVGYAGVMVIDTTADIQTIGVLPRFEGQGIGRAMLTELLDEAGRRGADTVMLEVRADNPRAQELYTRFGFVKIHTRKRYYRDGVDAWVMRLVLTADGGTP is encoded by the coding sequence ATGAGCTTCAGCCTGCGCAGTCTCGCCTTCGAGGACATCGAGACCATCGGCCGCCTCGAGAACGAGCTGTTCCCCACCGACGCCTGGCCGCTCGAGATGTTCTACACCGAGTTCTTCCAGCCGGACACGCGGCGCTACATCGTGGCCGAGGTCGACGGCGAGGCCGTGGGGTATGCGGGCGTCATGGTCATCGACACGACGGCGGACATCCAGACCATCGGCGTGCTGCCACGCTTCGAGGGCCAGGGCATCGGACGCGCCATGCTCACCGAACTGCTCGACGAGGCGGGGCGCCGCGGCGCGGACACCGTGATGCTGGAGGTGCGGGCCGACAACCCGCGCGCCCAGGAGCTGTACACGCGCTTCGGCTTCGTGAAGATCCACACGAGGAAGAGGTACTACCGCGACGGCGTGGACGCCTGGGTCATGCGGCTCGTCCTCACCGCGGACGGAGGCACGCCATGA
- the tsaB gene encoding tRNA (adenosine(37)-N6)-threonylcarbamoyltransferase complex dimerization subunit type 1 TsaB codes for MLLLALDTSAAATVALLRDDVVVGRFGSADTRSHAEVLAPAVQRILTDAAVAGSDLDGIVAGVGPGPFTGLRAGLVTARTLGFVWDVPLLGVLSLDAIAFDAAASGAVPARSAFLVGTDARRGEVYWAAYRAPAEEGLLPLLLDGPHVGTAASLPKGMPLAGRAAGLYPDDLDGLPDFTASDPDAASLGRVARQRLLSGEPLRDTAPLYLRESDAKVPGPRKRATA; via the coding sequence GTGCTTCTCCTCGCCCTCGACACCTCCGCTGCCGCGACGGTCGCGCTCCTGCGGGACGACGTCGTCGTCGGCCGGTTCGGCAGCGCCGACACGCGCTCCCACGCCGAGGTCCTCGCCCCCGCGGTGCAGCGGATCCTCACCGATGCCGCAGTGGCCGGCTCCGACCTGGACGGCATCGTCGCCGGCGTGGGCCCGGGGCCCTTCACGGGGCTGCGGGCCGGCCTCGTCACCGCACGCACCCTCGGCTTCGTCTGGGACGTGCCGCTGCTCGGCGTCCTCAGCCTCGACGCGATCGCCTTCGACGCCGCGGCGAGCGGTGCCGTCCCCGCCAGGAGCGCCTTCCTCGTGGGCACGGACGCGCGCCGCGGTGAGGTGTACTGGGCCGCGTACCGCGCACCGGCGGAGGAAGGCCTCCTGCCCCTGCTCCTCGACGGCCCGCACGTCGGCACCGCCGCGAGCCTGCCGAAGGGCATGCCCCTCGCGGGCCGTGCCGCGGGCCTCTACCCGGACGACCTCGACGGCCTGCCGGACTTCACGGCGTCGGACCCCGACGCCGCCTCGCTCGGCCGCGTGGCCCGGCAGCGCCTCCTCTCGGGCGAACCGCTGCGGGACACCGCCCCGCTGTACCTGCGGGAGTCCGACGCGAAGGTACCGGGCCCGCGGAAACGGGCGACGGCATGA
- the tsaE gene encoding tRNA (adenosine(37)-N6)-threonylcarbamoyltransferase complex ATPase subunit type 1 TsaE codes for MTTAPEWTASYDVGSAAELQALAAGLAPQLRSGDLLVLSGELGAGKTTFTQGLGRGLAVEDRIISPTFVLVRQHPSAGGGPGLIHVDAYRLESAAAVDDLDLEATLAANVTVIEWGAGRVEHLSDSRLHVGILRPRGGALPGAAAGGLTTAFDDDGEDEVRIVTLSGFGPRWHAGPPAIVLD; via the coding sequence ATGACGACGGCGCCTGAGTGGACCGCATCCTACGACGTCGGCTCGGCGGCCGAGCTGCAGGCCCTCGCCGCCGGCCTCGCACCGCAGCTCCGGTCCGGGGACCTGCTGGTCCTGTCCGGTGAACTGGGCGCCGGCAAGACGACGTTCACCCAGGGACTCGGCCGCGGCCTCGCGGTCGAGGACCGCATCATCTCGCCGACCTTCGTGCTCGTCCGCCAGCATCCCTCGGCCGGTGGGGGGCCGGGCCTCATCCACGTCGACGCGTACCGCCTCGAGAGTGCCGCCGCCGTCGACGACCTCGACCTCGAGGCCACGCTGGCCGCCAACGTCACGGTCATCGAGTGGGGAGCGGGCCGGGTGGAGCACCTGAGCGACAGCAGGCTGCACGTCGGGATCCTCCGGCCGCGCGGCGGGGCGCTGCCCGGAGCCGCTGCCGGCGGCCTGACCACCGCGTTCGACGACGACGGCGAGGACGAGGTGCGCATCGTCACCCTCTCGGGCTTCGGCCCGCGCTGGCATGCAGGGCCGCCGGCGATCGTCCTCGACTAG
- the alr gene encoding alanine racemase, whose amino-acid sequence MTSTERVAEIDLDALRHNIRHVRDVAHPARVMAVVKANAYGHGALPVARAALEAGAAWLGVAHVSEGVALRKAGIEAPILAWLHTSGTDFTSGVEHGLDLGISGWELEHVVAAARELERPAIVHLKIDTGLGRNGCPPEQWDALLSRAVSYQEEGLIRVVGVFSHLAVADEPARPETDLQVQAFREAVAAAENAGIDVEVRHLANTPATFSRPDCHFDLVRVGLGIYGLSPFSDQGSAELGLRPVMTLSTTVSNCKEVPAGQGVSYGYAYRTQKPTTLGLIPVGYGDGVPRIATGAPVLVGSRIYPVVGRIAMDQLVIDFGTTGLVDTPDSPLGRRAVLFGGAGSPPVEDWAAAAQTINYEVVTRISDRVDRVYVDGRQEAGDDDGA is encoded by the coding sequence GTGACTTCCACCGAACGTGTTGCAGAGATCGACCTCGACGCCCTGCGGCACAACATCCGGCACGTGCGCGACGTCGCCCACCCCGCCCGGGTGATGGCCGTCGTGAAGGCCAACGCCTACGGGCACGGCGCCCTCCCGGTCGCCCGGGCCGCCCTGGAGGCGGGCGCCGCCTGGCTCGGCGTCGCACACGTCAGCGAGGGCGTCGCCCTGCGGAAGGCCGGCATCGAGGCCCCCATCCTCGCCTGGCTGCACACCTCGGGTACCGACTTCACCTCCGGCGTCGAACACGGCCTGGACCTCGGCATCTCCGGGTGGGAACTCGAGCATGTCGTCGCGGCCGCCCGCGAACTGGAACGACCCGCGATCGTGCACCTCAAGATCGACACGGGCCTCGGCCGCAACGGCTGCCCGCCGGAGCAGTGGGACGCCCTGCTCAGCCGGGCCGTGTCCTATCAGGAGGAGGGGCTGATCCGGGTGGTCGGGGTCTTCTCCCACCTCGCCGTCGCCGACGAGCCGGCACGGCCCGAGACGGACCTGCAGGTGCAGGCGTTCCGCGAGGCCGTCGCCGCGGCGGAGAACGCCGGGATCGACGTCGAGGTGCGGCACCTCGCGAACACGCCCGCCACGTTCTCGCGGCCCGACTGCCACTTCGACCTCGTGCGGGTGGGCCTCGGCATCTACGGGCTCTCGCCCTTCTCCGACCAGGGCTCCGCCGAACTGGGCCTCCGGCCCGTCATGACCCTCAGCACCACCGTCTCGAACTGCAAGGAGGTGCCCGCGGGCCAGGGGGTCTCCTACGGGTACGCCTACCGCACGCAGAAGCCCACCACGCTCGGGCTCATCCCCGTCGGCTACGGCGACGGCGTCCCCCGCATCGCCACGGGTGCCCCGGTCCTCGTCGGCTCCCGCATCTACCCGGTGGTCGGCCGGATCGCCATGGACCAGCTCGTCATCGACTTCGGGACCACCGGACTGGTCGACACCCCGGACAGCCCCCTCGGCAGACGCGCCGTGCTCTTCGGCGGTGCCGGCTCGCCGCCGGTCGAGGACTGGGCCGCCGCCGCCCAGACCATCAACTACGAGGTGGTCACCCGGATCAGCGACCGCGTGGACCGGGTCTACGTGGACGGACGGCAGGAGGCGGGCGATGACGACGGCGCCTGA